The following proteins are encoded in a genomic region of Burkholderia pyrrocinia:
- the ftsA gene encoding cell division protein FtsA, protein MSKDYKDLLVSLDIGTSKVVAIVAELKGEGHYEVIGLGQSESKGLKKGVVVNIEATVQSIQRALEEAELMADCKITNVFTGIAGSHIRSFNSSGMVAIKDKEVTQTDVARVIETAKAINIPTDQQVLHILTQEFIIDGQEDVREPIGMSGIRLEVKVHIVTGAVSAAQNIVKCVRRCGLEVNDLILQPLASSLAVLTEDEKDLGVVLVDVGGGTTDIAIFAEGAIRHTAVIPIAGDQITSDIAMALRTPTPDAEDIKVGYGIAKQALADPDEMVEVPGLGERGPRTLSRQALAAVIEPRVEELFSLVQQVVRESGYEELLSSGVVITGGAAMMPGMVELGEDIFLKPVRIGAPEYAGGLSDVVRNPRYSTAMGLLVEGSAQRMRGRKVAVQSGNAGQVFSRMKEWFLSNF, encoded by the coding sequence ATGAGCAAAGACTACAAGGATCTGCTGGTTTCCCTCGACATCGGCACGTCGAAGGTGGTGGCCATCGTCGCCGAGCTGAAGGGCGAGGGCCATTACGAGGTGATCGGTCTCGGCCAGAGCGAATCGAAGGGTCTGAAGAAAGGCGTGGTGGTCAACATCGAGGCCACCGTGCAGTCGATCCAGCGCGCGCTCGAGGAAGCCGAGCTGATGGCCGACTGCAAGATCACCAACGTGTTCACGGGGATCGCGGGCAGTCACATCCGCAGCTTCAACTCGAGCGGGATGGTCGCGATCAAGGACAAGGAAGTCACGCAGACCGACGTCGCGCGCGTGATCGAGACCGCGAAGGCGATCAACATCCCGACCGACCAGCAGGTGCTGCACATCCTCACGCAGGAATTCATCATCGACGGCCAGGAAGACGTGCGCGAGCCGATCGGGATGAGCGGCATCCGCCTCGAGGTGAAGGTGCACATCGTGACGGGCGCGGTGAGCGCCGCGCAGAACATCGTCAAGTGCGTGCGCCGCTGCGGGCTCGAAGTGAACGACCTGATCCTGCAGCCGCTCGCGTCGTCGCTGGCCGTGCTGACGGAAGACGAAAAGGATCTCGGCGTGGTGCTGGTCGACGTCGGCGGCGGCACGACCGACATCGCGATCTTCGCCGAAGGCGCGATCCGCCACACCGCGGTGATTCCGATCGCCGGCGACCAGATCACGAGCGACATCGCGATGGCGCTGCGCACGCCGACGCCGGATGCGGAAGACATCAAGGTCGGCTACGGGATCGCGAAGCAGGCGCTCGCCGACCCGGACGAGATGGTCGAAGTGCCGGGCCTCGGCGAACGCGGCCCGCGCACGCTGTCGCGCCAGGCGCTCGCGGCCGTGATCGAGCCGCGCGTCGAGGAACTGTTCTCGCTCGTGCAGCAGGTCGTGCGCGAATCGGGTTACGAAGAACTGCTGAGCTCCGGCGTGGTCATTACCGGCGGTGCCGCGATGATGCCGGGCATGGTCGAGCTCGGCGAAGACATTTTCCTGAAACCGGTGCGCATCGGCGCGCCGGAGTATGCAGGCGGCCTCTCCGACGTCGTGCGCAATCCGCGCTACTCGACGGCGATGGGGCTGCTCGTCGAAGGCAGCGCTCAGCGCATGCGCGGCCGCAAGGTCGCCGTGCAGTCCGGCAACGCGGGGCAGGTTTTCTCGCGGATGAAGGAATGGTTCCTGAGCAACTTCTGA
- a CDS encoding peroxiredoxin produces MIQVGDALPDAQLFEFIDDAREGCTLGPNACSVRDQVVGKRVVIFGLPGAFTPTCSAQHVPGYVEHAEQLRSAGIDEIWCVSVNDAFVMGAWGRDLHTAGKVRMMADGSAAFTHALGLTQDLSARGMGIRSLRYAMVIDGGVVKTLAVEAPGKFEVSDAASVLATLTS; encoded by the coding sequence ATGATTCAAGTGGGCGACGCGCTGCCCGACGCGCAATTGTTCGAGTTCATCGACGACGCGCGCGAAGGCTGCACGCTGGGGCCGAACGCCTGCAGCGTGCGCGACCAGGTCGTGGGAAAGCGGGTGGTGATCTTCGGATTGCCGGGCGCTTTCACACCGACCTGCTCGGCGCAGCATGTACCGGGCTACGTCGAACACGCCGAGCAACTGCGCTCGGCGGGTATCGACGAGATCTGGTGCGTGTCTGTCAACGATGCATTCGTGATGGGCGCATGGGGACGTGATCTGCACACCGCGGGCAAGGTGCGCATGATGGCGGACGGCAGCGCGGCTTTCACTCATGCGCTGGGGCTGACGCAGGATTTGTCCGCGCGTGGCATGGGAATTCGTTCCCTGCGCTACGCGATGGTGATTGACGGCGGTGTGGTCAAGACGCTGGCCGTCGAAGCGCCGGGCAAGTTCGAAGTGAGCGATGCGGCGAGTGTTCTCGCGACGTTGACGTCCTGA
- the ftsZ gene encoding cell division protein FtsZ — protein MEFEMLETETNGTIIKVVGVGGAGGNAVQHMINRGVQGVDFIVMNTDAQALSRSRASSVIQLGNTGLGAGAKPEMGRAAAEEARERIADALRGAHMVFITAGMGGGTGTGAAPVVAQIAKEMGILTVGVVSKPFEFEGGKRMRVAEAGSQQLEDHVDSLIVVLNDKLFDVMGDDAEMDKCFQCADDVLNNAVAGIAEIINVDGLVNVDFEDVKTVMGEQGKAMMGTATVAGVDRARLAAEQAVASPLLEGVDLSGARGVLVNITSSRSLRLSETREVMNTIKSYAAEDATVIFGAVYDDAMGDALRVTVVATGLGRAAKKQQSAPMTLLRTGTDNQPVSAVSHGYAQPHHVSTADYGALDTPAVWRNSRETAASHVQALQEKGVDTYDIPAFLRKQAD, from the coding sequence ATGGAATTCGAAATGCTGGAAACCGAGACCAACGGCACCATCATCAAGGTGGTCGGCGTTGGCGGCGCTGGCGGCAATGCCGTACAGCACATGATCAACCGCGGCGTGCAGGGCGTCGACTTCATCGTGATGAACACCGACGCCCAGGCGCTGTCGCGTTCGCGTGCATCGTCGGTGATCCAGCTTGGCAACACGGGCCTTGGCGCCGGTGCGAAGCCGGAAATGGGCCGTGCGGCAGCGGAAGAAGCGCGTGAGCGCATCGCCGACGCACTGCGCGGCGCGCACATGGTGTTCATTACGGCCGGCATGGGCGGCGGTACGGGCACGGGTGCGGCACCGGTGGTTGCGCAGATTGCGAAGGAGATGGGCATCCTGACGGTTGGTGTCGTCAGCAAGCCGTTCGAGTTCGAAGGCGGCAAGCGCATGCGCGTCGCTGAAGCAGGTTCGCAGCAACTGGAGGATCACGTCGACTCGCTGATCGTCGTGCTGAACGACAAGCTGTTCGACGTGATGGGCGATGACGCCGAGATGGACAAGTGCTTCCAGTGCGCGGACGACGTGTTGAACAACGCGGTCGCAGGCATCGCGGAAATCATCAACGTCGATGGCCTCGTGAACGTCGACTTCGAAGACGTGAAGACGGTGATGGGCGAGCAGGGCAAGGCGATGATGGGCACGGCGACGGTCGCCGGCGTCGATCGCGCACGCCTCGCGGCGGAACAGGCCGTGGCGAGCCCGCTGCTCGAAGGCGTCGATCTGTCGGGCGCGCGCGGCGTGCTGGTCAACATCACGTCGAGCCGTTCGCTGCGCCTGTCGGAAACGCGCGAAGTGATGAACACCATCAAGAGCTACGCGGCGGAAGATGCCACGGTGATCTTCGGTGCGGTGTACGACGACGCGATGGGCGATGCTTTGCGCGTGACGGTCGTGGCGACGGGTCTGGGCCGTGCGGCGAAGAAGCAGCAGTCGGCACCGATGACGCTGCTGCGCACGGGTACGGACAACCAGCCGGTCAGCGCGGTGTCGCACGGTTATGCACAGCCGCATCACGTCAGCACGGCCGACTACGGCGCGCTCGATACGCCGGCGGTGTGGCGCAACTCGCGCGAAACCGCGGCATCGCACGTGCAGGCGCTGCAGGAGAAGGGTGTCGATACCTACGACATCCCGGCTTTCCTGCGCAAGCAGGCTGACTGA
- the lpxC gene encoding UDP-3-O-acyl-N-acetylglucosamine deacetylase → MLKQRTIKSIVKTVGIGLHSGRKIELTLRPAAPGTGIVFSRVDLPTPVDIPASAMSIGDTRLASVLQKDGARVSTVEHLMSACAGLGIDNLYVDVTAEEIPIMDGSAATFVFLIQSAGIEEQNAPKRFIKVTKPVEIRDGDKFARLDPYFGFKLKFSIDFRHPAVDKTGQELEVDFANTSYVREIARARTFGFAHEAEMLRELGLARGGSMDNAIVLDEYRILNNDGLRYDDEFVKHKMLDAIGDLYVVGHPLLASYTAYKSGHGLNNALLRELLAHEDAYEIVTFDDPQTAPSGFAFDAQTAFA, encoded by the coding sequence ATGCTGAAGCAGCGCACCATCAAATCGATCGTGAAGACCGTGGGTATCGGTCTCCACTCGGGCCGCAAGATCGAACTGACGCTCCGTCCGGCCGCGCCGGGCACGGGCATCGTCTTTTCGCGCGTCGACCTGCCCACGCCCGTCGATATTCCCGCCTCGGCGATGTCGATCGGCGACACGCGGCTCGCGTCGGTGCTGCAGAAGGATGGCGCGCGCGTGTCGACGGTCGAGCACCTGATGTCGGCATGCGCCGGCCTCGGTATCGACAACCTTTATGTCGACGTGACGGCCGAGGAAATCCCGATCATGGACGGCAGCGCGGCGACCTTCGTGTTCCTGATCCAGTCCGCCGGCATCGAAGAGCAGAACGCGCCGAAGCGCTTCATCAAGGTGACGAAGCCGGTCGAAATTCGCGACGGCGACAAGTTCGCGCGTCTCGATCCGTATTTCGGCTTCAAGCTGAAGTTCTCGATCGACTTCCGCCACCCGGCCGTCGACAAGACCGGCCAGGAGCTCGAGGTCGACTTCGCCAATACGTCGTACGTGCGCGAGATCGCACGTGCACGCACGTTCGGCTTCGCACATGAAGCCGAGATGCTGCGCGAGCTGGGCCTGGCGCGCGGCGGCAGCATGGACAACGCGATCGTGCTCGACGAGTACCGCATCCTGAACAACGACGGGCTGCGCTACGACGACGAGTTCGTGAAGCACAAGATGCTCGACGCGATCGGCGACCTATACGTGGTCGGCCATCCGCTGCTGGCGTCGTACACCGCGTACAAGTCGGGGCACGGGCTGAACAACGCGCTGCTGCGCGAACTGCTCGCGCACGAGGACGCGTACGAGATCGTCACGTTCGACGATCCGCAGACTGCGCCGAGCGGCTTCGCGTTCGACGCGCAGACGGCCTTCGCCTGA
- a CDS encoding DUF721 domain-containing protein: MNRFSKRFGPLAAHRPQPVSEVLNRTDAFTALRAGVEQVASLQRDLCALLPDYLANHVEPAFIKDGTLTLFAAHNALAARLRQVEPRLLGDLQKRGWPVATLRVRVRPQDAPEPPHVKQARMTSVGAAALRDLADHLEPSPLQAALARMAARHGTKSPR; this comes from the coding sequence ATGAACCGATTTTCCAAGCGTTTCGGCCCGCTCGCCGCGCATCGCCCGCAACCCGTGTCCGAAGTGCTCAACCGCACCGACGCGTTCACGGCGCTGCGCGCCGGCGTTGAGCAGGTCGCATCGCTGCAGCGCGATCTGTGCGCGCTCCTGCCCGACTATCTTGCGAATCATGTCGAACCGGCCTTCATCAAGGACGGCACCCTGACCCTCTTTGCCGCGCACAATGCGCTGGCCGCCCGGCTGCGGCAGGTCGAGCCGCGGCTGCTCGGCGATCTCCAAAAGCGCGGCTGGCCCGTCGCGACGCTGCGCGTGCGCGTGCGGCCGCAGGACGCGCCGGAGCCGCCGCACGTGAAGCAGGCGCGGATGACCTCGGTCGGCGCCGCCGCATTGCGCGACCTCGCCGACCACCTCGAACCGTCGCCACTGCAGGCCGCGCTCGCCCGGATGGCGGCACGGCACGGCACGAAATCTCCGCGCTGA